In the genome of Capra hircus breed San Clemente chromosome 5, ASM170441v1, whole genome shotgun sequence, one region contains:
- the LOC102173446 gene encoding olfactory receptor 8S1-like codes for MALGNHSTMMESILLGLSSDPHTQALLFVLFLLVYLLTLTGNMTMRRVIRADSHLHTPMYYFLSHLSFLDLCFSSVTVPKMLENLLSKRKTISVESCLAQAFFVFITAGTEASLLSVMAYGRCVAICQPLLYGQVMSEQWYALLVWGSWSLGILNTLISAPLATKMGFCDTHIIPHYSCELPSLFLLSCSDASTNLIAMLWSLIPHGLVTSLSIFFSCACIVFTILSITSTSGRSKAFSMCSSRLTTVILFSGSGFLHYFTPTSGCSLELVFSVLYSVVIPMLNPLIYSLRNKEVKAALQRTLGKYLQCF; via the exons ATGGCCTTGGGAAACCACAGCACCATGATGGAATCTATCCTCCTCGGGCTCTCTAGTGATCCCCATACCCAGGCTCTGCTCTTCGTGCTGTTCCTGCTGGTTTACCTCCTGACCTTGACAGGAAACATGACAATGAGGCGGGTAATCAGGGCTGATTCTCACcttcacacccccatgtactacTTCCTGAGTCACCTCTCCTTCTTAGACCTCTGTTTCTCCTCTGTTACTGTGCCGAAGATGTTGGAAAACCTCCTTTCTAAAAGGAAAACCATCTCCGTAGAGAGCTGTCTGGCTCaggctttctttgtgtttatcacTGCAGGGACTGAAGCCTCTCTACTCTCAGTCATGGCCTATGGCCGCTGTGTCGCCATCTGCCAACCACTACTCTACGGCCAGGTGATGAGTGAACAGTGGTATGCACTGCTTGTGTGGGGTTCATGGAGCCTGGGCATTCTGAACACACTCATCAGTGCCCCTCTGGCAACGAAAATGGGCTTCTGCGATACCCATATCATTCCACACTATAGTTGTGAACTGCCCTcgctcttccttctctcttgctCAGATGCTTCCACCAACCTCATTGCCATGCTCTGGTCCCTCATCCCGCATGGCCTTGTAACTTCCCTCTCAATCTTCTTCTCTTGCGCCTGCATAGTCTTCACCATCTTGAGCATCACCTCCACCTCTGGCAGAAGCAAAGCTTTTTCTATGTGCTCCTCCCGCCTCACCACAGTAATCTTGTTCTCTGGTTCA GGTTTTCTCCATTATTTCACGCCAACCTCAGGATGCTCTCTGGAGCTGGTCTTCTCCGTGCTGTACAGCGTAGTCATTCCCATGCTGAATCCCCTCATCTACAGCCTAAGGAACAAGGAGGTGAAAGCAGCTCTGCAAAGAACACTGGGAAAGTATTTACAATGTTTTTGA